One window of Medicago truncatula cultivar Jemalong A17 chromosome 2, MtrunA17r5.0-ANR, whole genome shotgun sequence genomic DNA carries:
- the LOC11424235 gene encoding receptor-like serine/threonine-protein kinase SD1-8 isoform X1: protein MKSSTSSKLQIYFILSLYFFNGVISSDTLTASQSLGSNQTLISPQKVFEFGFFNTTTSKWYLGIWYKDVPDKIFVWVANRDTPLENSNGTLKIQDGGKLVLFNQTDNPIWSSNQTISSVTDPVLHLLDDGNLVLKEAQEKNNSNYIWQSFDHPTDTLLPGMKLGWNLDTGVEIRITSWKSQDDPSTGDSHFSLDYHGVPDIYLWNKQQRVFRSGSWNGQSFGGVPILSTIAALNDKIVVDEHEAYYYPAGLLQSNLSRLVVNSTSSMERYAWIESTKDWNKVWSAPALQCDNYGTCGPFGICDSNAFPVCKCVTGFDIKNQRQWDLRNFSDGCVRKTELECDKDKFLHLKNVQLPETRSVFVNKSMTLLECENKCLKDCSCTAYANEEITNGGTGCVMWNYSLVDMRQFTEAGQDIFIRLAASDVDEADTGSSGGSKKNAGMIAGITITIVILILGVILFILRKKRRWQRIQKVNNSQRGNSDRGQKTRLSDSKFSNSREYSDERNMDDLDLPLFEFHVISDATNSFSLANKLGEGGFGAVYRGRLVDGQDIAVKRLSTSSGQGNVEFKNEVRSIAKLQHRNLVRLFGCCIEKEEKMLIYEYCENNSLDSILFDKAKSCKLDWPMRFSIICGIAKGLLYLHHDSRFRIIHRDLKASNVLLDKEMNPKISDFGIARIFDNDQTHSSTMRIVGTYGYMSPEYAMGGYFSAKSDVFSFGVLVLEIISGMKNRGFHQSDDLNLLGHAWRLWNEGKAMELIDSSYADSYSEAEVIRCINVGLICVQEKIEDRPIMPSVVMMLNSETSSLPQPKHPGFVLGRNLGESDSSSAVTINEVTVTIINGR, encoded by the exons ATGAAAAGTTCCACTTCTTCAAAACTCCAAATCTACTTCATCTTAtctctatattttttcaatgGTGTAATCTCTTCTGATACCTTAACTGCATCACAATCTCTTGGTTCCAACCAAACCCTTATATCTCCACAAAAAGTATTTGAGTTTGGTTTCTTCAACACAACCACTTCAAAATGGTACTTAGGTATATGGTACAAAGATGTTCcagataaaatatttgtttgggTGGCAAATAGAGACACCCCTCTTGAAAATTCTAATGGAACTCTCAAGATTCAAGATGGTGGAAAATTGGTTCTTTTCAACCAAACAGATAATCCTATATGGTCATCAAATCAAACTATTTCCTCTGTTACAGACCCTGTTCTTCATCTTTTGGATGATGGAAATTTGGTTCTCAAAGAAGCACAAGAGAAAAACAACAGTAACTATATATGGCAGAGTTTTGATCATCCAACAGATACTTTGTTACCAGGGATGAAACTTGGTTGGAACCTTGACACTGGTGTCGAGATTCGAATAACTTCATGGAAAAGTCAAGATGATCCATCAACTGGAGATAGTCATTTCAGTCTTGATTATCATGGTGTTCCAGATATTTACTTGTGGAACAAGCAACAAAGGGTGTTTAGAAGTGGTTCATGGAATGGTCAATCTTTTGGTGGAGTACCAATACTAAGCACAATAGCTGCTCTTAATGATAAAATAgttgttgatgaacatgaagcttATTATTATCCTGCAGGGTTGTTGCAGTCTAATTTATCTAGACTTGTTGTGAATTCGACCAGTTCAATGGAACGTTATGCATGGATCGAAAGCACTAAAGATTGGAACAAAGTATGGTCTGCACCAGCTCTTCAATGTGATAATTATGGAACTTGTGGTCCTTTTGGTATATGTGACTCAAATGCTTTTCCAGTATGCAAGTGTGTCACAGGATTTGATATCAAGAATCAAAGGCAATGGGATTTGAGAAATTTCTCAGATGGGTGTGTGAGAAAAACAGAATTGGAATGTGACAAAGATAAGTTCTTGCATTTGAAGAATGTGCAATTGCCAGAAACTAGAAGTGTGTTTGTGAACAAGAGTATGACATTGTTGGAATGTGAAAACAAGTGCCTTAAAGATTGTTCTTGCACTGCTTATGCTAATGAAGAGATAACTAATGGTGGGACAGGCTGTGTTATGTGGAATTATAGTCTTGTTGATATGAGGCAGTTTACTGAAGCTGGACAAGATATTTTTATCAGATTAGCAGCTTCTGACGTAG ATGAAGCTGACACAGGATCTTCTGGTGGCTCCAAAAAGAATGCAGGAATGATTGCTGGAATTACAATTACTATAGTTATCCTGATTTTGGGAGTGATCTTATTCATTTTGAGGAAGAAAAGGAGATGGCAGAGAATACAGAAAGTGAATAATAGTCAGAGAG GTAATTCTGATAGAGGTCAGAAAACACGGTTATCTGATTCGAAGTTTTCAAATAGCAGAGAATATTCAGATGAAAGGAACATGGATGACCTTGATTTGCCACTGTTTGAATTCCATGTCATATCAGATGCTACAAACTCCTTCTCTTTAGCTAATAAACTTGGAGAAGGAGGCTTTGGAGCTGTTTACAGG GGTAGGTTAGTGGATGGCCAAGACATTGCTGTGAAGAGGTTGTCAACAAGCTCTGGACAAGGAAATGTAGAATTCAAGAATGAGGTAAGATCAATTGCGAAGCTTCAACATCGAAATCTTGTACGGCTCTTTGGTTGCTGCATTGAGAAAGAGGAGAAGATGTTGATTTATGAATACTGTGAAAATAACAGCCTAGATTCTATTTTATTTG ATAAAGCAAAGAGTTGCAAGCTAGATTGGCCAATGAGGTTCAGTATCATATGTGGAATAGCCAAAGGGTTACTTTATCTCCATCATGACTCAAGATTTAGAATCATCCACAGGGATCTCAAGGCAAGCAATGTTCTACTTGATAAAGAAATGAATCCAAAGATATCAGATTTTGGTATTGCTAGAATTTTTGACAATGATCAAACACATTCTAGTACAATGAGAATTGTTGGAACATA CGGATATATGTCTCCAGAATATGCAATGGGTGGATATTTTTCTGCGAAATCTGATGTTTTCAGTTTTGGAGTTCTCGTGCTAGAAATCATAAGTGGAATGAAGAATAGAGGATTTCATCAATCAGATGACCTAAATCTCCTTGGACAT GCATGGAGGCTATGGAATGAAGGAAAAGCAATGGAACTAATAGATTCATCATATGCAGATTCATACTCAGAAGCTGAAGTTATAAGATGCATAAATGTAGGCCTAATATGTgtccaagaaaaaatagaagacAGGCCAATAATGCCATCAGTGGTGATGATGTTGAATAGCGAAACATCGTCATTGCCACAACCTAAGCACCCTGGTTTTGTCCTTGGAAGGAATCTAGGTGAATCCGATTCATCTTCAGCAGTTACAATAAACGAAGTCACAGTTACAATAATAAATGGCAGGTAG
- the LOC11424235 gene encoding receptor-like serine/threonine-protein kinase SD1-8 isoform X2, which produces MIAGITITIVILILGVILFILRKKRRWQRIQKVNNSQRGNSDRGQKTRLSDSKFSNSREYSDERNMDDLDLPLFEFHVISDATNSFSLANKLGEGGFGAVYRGRLVDGQDIAVKRLSTSSGQGNVEFKNEVRSIAKLQHRNLVRLFGCCIEKEEKMLIYEYCENNSLDSILFDKAKSCKLDWPMRFSIICGIAKGLLYLHHDSRFRIIHRDLKASNVLLDKEMNPKISDFGIARIFDNDQTHSSTMRIVGTYGYMSPEYAMGGYFSAKSDVFSFGVLVLEIISGMKNRGFHQSDDLNLLGHAWRLWNEGKAMELIDSSYADSYSEAEVIRCINVGLICVQEKIEDRPIMPSVVMMLNSETSSLPQPKHPGFVLGRNLGESDSSSAVTINEVTVTIINGR; this is translated from the exons ATGATTGCTGGAATTACAATTACTATAGTTATCCTGATTTTGGGAGTGATCTTATTCATTTTGAGGAAGAAAAGGAGATGGCAGAGAATACAGAAAGTGAATAATAGTCAGAGAG GTAATTCTGATAGAGGTCAGAAAACACGGTTATCTGATTCGAAGTTTTCAAATAGCAGAGAATATTCAGATGAAAGGAACATGGATGACCTTGATTTGCCACTGTTTGAATTCCATGTCATATCAGATGCTACAAACTCCTTCTCTTTAGCTAATAAACTTGGAGAAGGAGGCTTTGGAGCTGTTTACAGG GGTAGGTTAGTGGATGGCCAAGACATTGCTGTGAAGAGGTTGTCAACAAGCTCTGGACAAGGAAATGTAGAATTCAAGAATGAGGTAAGATCAATTGCGAAGCTTCAACATCGAAATCTTGTACGGCTCTTTGGTTGCTGCATTGAGAAAGAGGAGAAGATGTTGATTTATGAATACTGTGAAAATAACAGCCTAGATTCTATTTTATTTG ATAAAGCAAAGAGTTGCAAGCTAGATTGGCCAATGAGGTTCAGTATCATATGTGGAATAGCCAAAGGGTTACTTTATCTCCATCATGACTCAAGATTTAGAATCATCCACAGGGATCTCAAGGCAAGCAATGTTCTACTTGATAAAGAAATGAATCCAAAGATATCAGATTTTGGTATTGCTAGAATTTTTGACAATGATCAAACACATTCTAGTACAATGAGAATTGTTGGAACATA CGGATATATGTCTCCAGAATATGCAATGGGTGGATATTTTTCTGCGAAATCTGATGTTTTCAGTTTTGGAGTTCTCGTGCTAGAAATCATAAGTGGAATGAAGAATAGAGGATTTCATCAATCAGATGACCTAAATCTCCTTGGACAT GCATGGAGGCTATGGAATGAAGGAAAAGCAATGGAACTAATAGATTCATCATATGCAGATTCATACTCAGAAGCTGAAGTTATAAGATGCATAAATGTAGGCCTAATATGTgtccaagaaaaaatagaagacAGGCCAATAATGCCATCAGTGGTGATGATGTTGAATAGCGAAACATCGTCATTGCCACAACCTAAGCACCCTGGTTTTGTCCTTGGAAGGAATCTAGGTGAATCCGATTCATCTTCAGCAGTTACAATAAACGAAGTCACAGTTACAATAATAAATGGCAGGTAG
- the LOC11419807 gene encoding G-type lectin S-receptor-like serine/threonine-protein kinase At4g27290 isoform X2 — protein sequence MKVLIVIFVYVCLSMLDKASYAADTLTQNSSIIDGQELISAGQIFCLGFFSPGSSKKYYLGIWYKNITPQTVVWVANREKPLNNSSGNLTIGADGNILLVDGVGNKIWYTNSSRSIQEPLAKLLDSGNLVLMDGKNHDSNSYIWQSFDYPTDTMLPGMKLGWDKASGLDRYLTSWKSADDDPSYGSFTYNFDHKEFAELVIHQGKNITFRSGIWNGVRFNSDDWTSFIGVTAFKPQLSVTKNEVVYWDEPGDRLSRFMMRDDGLLERYIWDSSIVKWTKMYEARKDLCDNYGACGINGVCNIDDVPVYCDCLKGFKPRSQDEWNSFNRSGGCIRKTPLNCTEADRFQKLSSVKLPMLLQFWTNSSMSLEECKVECLKDCSCTAYANSVINEGPHGCLIWFGDLIDIRLFISEDSLQLDLYVRLAASEIESTASASKRRKMALIISVSMAVFVLCIIFYICMKYAKVRKQKTTADLGHRNQNEKQASPLFDIDTILAATDSFSIENKIGQGGFGPVYKGILAQGQEIAVKRLSKTSKQGVTEFMNEVGLVAKLQHRNLVSVLGGCTYGNERMLVYEYMPNGSLNHFIFDPTQGKFLQWRKRYDIIMGVARGLLYLHQDSKLTIIHRDLKTSNILLDSELIAKISDFGVSHILEGDSSAVTTNKIVGTIGYMSPEYAVNGLLSLKSDVFSFGVIVLEILSGIRNNHFKNQDHPHNLLGQAWILWKEGRALEFMDANLDLTSIPSELLRCLQIGLLCVQKFPEDRPDMSSVVFMLGNESIALAQPKKPGFFSEEIEFHESSEKDTFSNNTMTITLLEARD from the exons ATGAAAGTgctaattgttatttttgtttatgtttgtcTATCAATGCTTGATAAAGCATCTTATGCAGCTGATACCTTGACTCAAAATTCTTCAATTATAGATGGCCAAGAACTTATTTCAGCTGGACAAATTTTTTGTCTTGGTTTCTTCAGCCCAGGAAGCTCCAAAAAGTACTACTTGGGGATATGGTACAAGAATATCACACCTCAAACAGTTGTTTGGGTTGCAAACAGAGAAAAACCACTTAATAACTCAAGTGGAAACTTAACAATTGGTGCTGATGGGAATATTTTACTTGTCGATGGAGTAGGTAACAAAATATGGTATACAAATTCATCAAGGTCAATTCAGGAGCCACTTGCAAAGTTGTTAGATTCTGGAAACTTGGTCTTGATGGATGGAAAGAACCATGATTCTAATAGTTACATATGGCAAAGCTTTGATTATCCTACAGACACAATGTTACCTGGCATGAAGTTGGGTTGGGATAAGGCCTCAGGTCTTGATAGATATTTGACATCATGGAAGAGTGCTGATGATGATCCTTCTTATGGAAGTTTTACCTACAACTTTGATCATAAAGAATTTGCTGAGTTAGTGATTCACCAAGGAAAGAACATCACGTTTAGAAGTGGGATTTGGAATGGCGTTCGTTTTAATTCCGATGATTGGACATCGTTTATAGGAGTTACAGCCTTCAAGCCACAACTTTCAGTAACCAAGAATGAGGTAGTGTATTGGGATGAACCTGGAGATAGATTGTCAAGGTTTATGATGAGGGATGATGGATTGTTGGAAAGATATATATGGGACAGCAGTATCGTTAAGTGGACTAAAATGTACGAGGCGAGAAAAGATTTATGTGATAATTATGGAGCATGTGGGATAAATGGTGTTTGTAATATTGATGATGTGCCTGTTTATTGTGATTGTTTGAAAGGCTTCAAACCACGATCACAAGACGAATGGAATTCGTTTAATCGCTCCGGTGGGTGTATCAGGAAAACACCTTTGAACTGCACAGAAGCCGACAGGTTTCAGAAATTAAGCAGTGTGAAATTGCCTATGTTGTTGCAGTTCTGGACAAATAGCAGCATGAGTCTTGAAGAATGCAAGGTGGAGTGCTTGAAGGATTGTTCTTGCACTGCATATGCAAACTCTGTCATAAATGAAGGGCCTCATGGCTGCTTGATTTGGTTTGGGGATTTGATTGACATTAGGTTGTTTATAAGTGAAGATAGTTTACAACTTGATCTTTATGTAAGGTTAGCTGCTTCAGAAATAG AGTCCACTGCTAGTGCTAGTAAAAGGAGAAAGATGGCACTGATTATTTCAGTATCCATGGCGGTGTTTGTCTTGTGTATCATTTTCTACATTTGTATGAAGTATGCTAAAGTAAGAAAACAGAAGACCACTGCTGATTTGG GACATAGAAACCAGAATGAAAAACAAGCGTCGCCTCTTTTTGATATAGATACCATTCTAGCTGCTACAGACAGTTTTTCTATTGAGAACAAGATTGGTCAAGGGGGTTTTGGTCCAGTATACAAG GGTATATTGGCTCAAGGGCAAGAAATAGCTGTGAAAAGGCTATCAAAAACTTCAAAACAAGGAGTCACAGAGTTCATGAATGAAGTTGGATTGGTAGCCAAGCTACAACACCGCAATCTTGTGAGTGTTTTGGGTGGGTGCACTTATGGAAATGAAAGAATGTTAGTCTATGAATACATGCCTAATGGTAGTTTGAACCACTTCATTTTTG ATCCTACACAAGGTAAATTTTTACAGTGGAGAAAACGATATGATATTATTATGGGAGTTGCTCGAGGACTACTTTATCTTCATCAAGATTCAAAGCTCACAATCATTCATAGGGATCTGAAAACTAGTAATATTCTACTTGACAGTGAATTGATCGCCAAGATTTCTGATTTTGGTGTGTCACATATCTTGGAAGGAGATAGTTCAGCTGTAACAACGAATAAAATTGTCGGGACAAT TGGTTATATGTCTCCTGAATATGCGGTAAACGGACTACTGTCCCTCAAGTCAGATGTATTTAGTTTTGGAGTTATAGTGTTAGAGATATTGAGTGGCATCAGAAATAATCACTTCAAGAATCAAGATCATCCCCATAATCTTTTGGGACAG GCATGGATATTATGGAAAGAGGGAAGAGCATTGGAATTCATGGATGCTAATCTAGACCTTACAAGCATCCCATCTGAATTACTAAGGTGCCTACAAATTGGTCTCTTGTGTGTTCAAAAGTTCCCTGAAGACAGACCAGATATGTCTTCTGTGGTTTTTATGTTGGGCAATGAAAGTATTGCACTTGCACAACCAAAGAAGCCTGGTTTCTTTTCAGAAGAGATAGAGTTTCATGAGTCTAGTGAGAAGGACACTTTTAGCAACAATACTATGACTATTACCCTATTGGAAGCACGAGATTAG
- the LOC11419807 gene encoding G-type lectin S-receptor-like serine/threonine-protein kinase At4g27290 isoform X1, giving the protein MKVLIVIFVYVCLSMLDKASYAADTLTQNSSIIDGQELISAGQIFCLGFFSPGSSKKYYLGIWYKNITPQTVVWVANREKPLNNSSGNLTIGADGNILLVDGVGNKIWYTNSSRSIQEPLAKLLDSGNLVLMDGKNHDSNSYIWQSFDYPTDTMLPGMKLGWDKASGLDRYLTSWKSADDDPSYGSFTYNFDHKEFAELVIHQGKNITFRSGIWNGVRFNSDDWTSFIGVTAFKPQLSVTKNEVVYWDEPGDRLSRFMMRDDGLLERYIWDSSIVKWTKMYEARKDLCDNYGACGINGVCNIDDVPVYCDCLKGFKPRSQDEWNSFNRSGGCIRKTPLNCTEADRFQKLSSVKLPMLLQFWTNSSMSLEECKVECLKDCSCTAYANSVINEGPHGCLIWFGDLIDIRLFISEDSLQLDLYVRLAASEIESTASASKRRKMALIISVSMAVFVLCIIFYICMKYAKVRKQKTTADLAGHRNQNEKQASPLFDIDTILAATDSFSIENKIGQGGFGPVYKGILAQGQEIAVKRLSKTSKQGVTEFMNEVGLVAKLQHRNLVSVLGGCTYGNERMLVYEYMPNGSLNHFIFDPTQGKFLQWRKRYDIIMGVARGLLYLHQDSKLTIIHRDLKTSNILLDSELIAKISDFGVSHILEGDSSAVTTNKIVGTIGYMSPEYAVNGLLSLKSDVFSFGVIVLEILSGIRNNHFKNQDHPHNLLGQAWILWKEGRALEFMDANLDLTSIPSELLRCLQIGLLCVQKFPEDRPDMSSVVFMLGNESIALAQPKKPGFFSEEIEFHESSEKDTFSNNTMTITLLEARD; this is encoded by the exons ATGAAAGTgctaattgttatttttgtttatgtttgtcTATCAATGCTTGATAAAGCATCTTATGCAGCTGATACCTTGACTCAAAATTCTTCAATTATAGATGGCCAAGAACTTATTTCAGCTGGACAAATTTTTTGTCTTGGTTTCTTCAGCCCAGGAAGCTCCAAAAAGTACTACTTGGGGATATGGTACAAGAATATCACACCTCAAACAGTTGTTTGGGTTGCAAACAGAGAAAAACCACTTAATAACTCAAGTGGAAACTTAACAATTGGTGCTGATGGGAATATTTTACTTGTCGATGGAGTAGGTAACAAAATATGGTATACAAATTCATCAAGGTCAATTCAGGAGCCACTTGCAAAGTTGTTAGATTCTGGAAACTTGGTCTTGATGGATGGAAAGAACCATGATTCTAATAGTTACATATGGCAAAGCTTTGATTATCCTACAGACACAATGTTACCTGGCATGAAGTTGGGTTGGGATAAGGCCTCAGGTCTTGATAGATATTTGACATCATGGAAGAGTGCTGATGATGATCCTTCTTATGGAAGTTTTACCTACAACTTTGATCATAAAGAATTTGCTGAGTTAGTGATTCACCAAGGAAAGAACATCACGTTTAGAAGTGGGATTTGGAATGGCGTTCGTTTTAATTCCGATGATTGGACATCGTTTATAGGAGTTACAGCCTTCAAGCCACAACTTTCAGTAACCAAGAATGAGGTAGTGTATTGGGATGAACCTGGAGATAGATTGTCAAGGTTTATGATGAGGGATGATGGATTGTTGGAAAGATATATATGGGACAGCAGTATCGTTAAGTGGACTAAAATGTACGAGGCGAGAAAAGATTTATGTGATAATTATGGAGCATGTGGGATAAATGGTGTTTGTAATATTGATGATGTGCCTGTTTATTGTGATTGTTTGAAAGGCTTCAAACCACGATCACAAGACGAATGGAATTCGTTTAATCGCTCCGGTGGGTGTATCAGGAAAACACCTTTGAACTGCACAGAAGCCGACAGGTTTCAGAAATTAAGCAGTGTGAAATTGCCTATGTTGTTGCAGTTCTGGACAAATAGCAGCATGAGTCTTGAAGAATGCAAGGTGGAGTGCTTGAAGGATTGTTCTTGCACTGCATATGCAAACTCTGTCATAAATGAAGGGCCTCATGGCTGCTTGATTTGGTTTGGGGATTTGATTGACATTAGGTTGTTTATAAGTGAAGATAGTTTACAACTTGATCTTTATGTAAGGTTAGCTGCTTCAGAAATAG AGTCCACTGCTAGTGCTAGTAAAAGGAGAAAGATGGCACTGATTATTTCAGTATCCATGGCGGTGTTTGTCTTGTGTATCATTTTCTACATTTGTATGAAGTATGCTAAAGTAAGAAAACAGAAGACCACTGCTGATTTGG CAGGACATAGAAACCAGAATGAAAAACAAGCGTCGCCTCTTTTTGATATAGATACCATTCTAGCTGCTACAGACAGTTTTTCTATTGAGAACAAGATTGGTCAAGGGGGTTTTGGTCCAGTATACAAG GGTATATTGGCTCAAGGGCAAGAAATAGCTGTGAAAAGGCTATCAAAAACTTCAAAACAAGGAGTCACAGAGTTCATGAATGAAGTTGGATTGGTAGCCAAGCTACAACACCGCAATCTTGTGAGTGTTTTGGGTGGGTGCACTTATGGAAATGAAAGAATGTTAGTCTATGAATACATGCCTAATGGTAGTTTGAACCACTTCATTTTTG ATCCTACACAAGGTAAATTTTTACAGTGGAGAAAACGATATGATATTATTATGGGAGTTGCTCGAGGACTACTTTATCTTCATCAAGATTCAAAGCTCACAATCATTCATAGGGATCTGAAAACTAGTAATATTCTACTTGACAGTGAATTGATCGCCAAGATTTCTGATTTTGGTGTGTCACATATCTTGGAAGGAGATAGTTCAGCTGTAACAACGAATAAAATTGTCGGGACAAT TGGTTATATGTCTCCTGAATATGCGGTAAACGGACTACTGTCCCTCAAGTCAGATGTATTTAGTTTTGGAGTTATAGTGTTAGAGATATTGAGTGGCATCAGAAATAATCACTTCAAGAATCAAGATCATCCCCATAATCTTTTGGGACAG GCATGGATATTATGGAAAGAGGGAAGAGCATTGGAATTCATGGATGCTAATCTAGACCTTACAAGCATCCCATCTGAATTACTAAGGTGCCTACAAATTGGTCTCTTGTGTGTTCAAAAGTTCCCTGAAGACAGACCAGATATGTCTTCTGTGGTTTTTATGTTGGGCAATGAAAGTATTGCACTTGCACAACCAAAGAAGCCTGGTTTCTTTTCAGAAGAGATAGAGTTTCATGAGTCTAGTGAGAAGGACACTTTTAGCAACAATACTATGACTATTACCCTATTGGAAGCACGAGATTAG